The genomic interval GAGCGGCTGTCGGGACTGTCCGATCAGTTCGCGTCCGTCGCCGACGACGCCGTCGAGGAGTTCTACGACCACCTGACCGACTACGACGAGACGAAGGCGGTGCTCGACCGCTCGACTCGAACCGTCGACCAACTCAAGCGGACGCAGGCGGAGTACCTCGTCTCGCTCGGCGACGGCGAGTACGGCCCGGAACACTTCGCGGACCGCGCCCGCATCGGCAAGATACACGACATGCTCGACATGCCGATGAAACACTATCTGGGGGCGTACATGCTCTACTACAACATCCTCGTTCCGCGGATCGCCGACCGGGCCATCGAGCGGGCCGCGAGCAGGGTCGGCGACGACGCCGCCGAGGTCGTCCGCGAGGAGTTCGAAGACGGTATCGAGGACATCCTCTCGCTGTTGCGGATAACGAACCTCGACATGCAGATGGTCACGGACACGTACATCCACTCGTACAGCGAGCAGATACGCGAGACCAACGCGGAGATGCAGTCGCTCCAGCGGGGCATCTCCGAGGAGGTTCACCGGGACCTCGACGACCTCTCGTCGTCGGCCGAGGACGTCGCCGCCAGCACCGAGTCCATCCGCGACCTGACCGACGAGCAGGCGGTCGACGTGGACGAAATCGCAGCCGAGACCGAGAACATGAGCGCGACCGTCGAGGAGATCGCCGCGAGCGCCGAGGAGGTCGAGCAGACGAGTCGCCGCGCCATGGAACTCGCCGAGGACGGCCAAGAGACCGCGAGCAACGCGATGGACGCCATGTCCGACATCGACGACGCACGGGGGGACGTGACCGACGACATGACCGACCTCCAGGAGACGGTCACCGAGATCGACGATGTCGTCGACGTCATCGACGACATCGCCGAGCAGACCAACCTGCTCGCGCTGAACGCCTCCATCGAGGCGGCCCGCGCGGGCGAGGCGGGCGACGGCTTCGCGGTCGTCGCCGAGGAGGTCAAGGCGCTCGCCGAGCAGTCGAAACAGCAGGCCAGCGAGATAGAGGGGATGGTCGACGACATCCACGCGAGTACCGGCGACACCGTCGAGAGCCTCGAACGCACCGAGCGACGCGTCCAGCAGGGAATCGAGAACGTCGAACGCGCGATGGAGACCCTCCGGGACATCGTCACGGCGGTCGAGGAGACGGTCAACGGCATCGAGGAGGTCGCCCAGGCGACCGACGAGCAGGCCGTGACCGCCGAGCAGGTGTCGGCGATGGTCGACGAGGTCTCACGTCACGCCAACGACATCGCCCGGGAGGTCTCGGCGGTCGCGACTGCGACCGAAGAGCAGGCCGAACACATCGGACAGATAGAGTCGTCGGTCGACAGACTCGCCGACGGAAGCTGACGCGCGACTCGGAGTTCGACGTCGGCCGCCGTCTCCTCGCCCGAGAGCGCGGCGTGGCCGTCGTCGAGGAGCGGGACGGACACCGCGCCGCCGAGCCCGTCCGGAACCTCGAACTCGCTCCGCCCGACCAAACGCCTCAGGCCCGCTTCTGTATCTCCTCGCGGAGGACCTCGCTCACGAGGTCGCCGTCGGCCTTGCCGCCGAGTGCGCCCATGCACTCGCCCATCAGCGCGGAAAACGCCTGCATACCCTCCTCTTCGACCTGCTCGGCGTTTCGCTCGACGACCTCCGCGACCGCCTCCCGGACCTCCTCGTCGCCCGCGCTCCCGAGGCCCTCGCGCTCGACGGCCTCCGCCGCGGTGAGGTCGGGGTTCTCCGCGAGGACGGTCAGTATCTCGCCGACGTTGCCCTTCGCGGTCTCGCCAGCCGCGACCAGTTCGAGAGTGTCGAGGACGTGGTCGTCGGTGAGGTCCTCGACCGGCACGTCGTCGCGCCGGAGTTCGGTGACGGTGCTCTCGACCGTCCCCGCCGCGAGCGTGGGATCGACGCCGAGGTCCTCGACCGCCTCCTCGAACAGCGCCATTCGCTTGCCGTAGGCGACCTGCTCGGCGAGTCCGGAGTCGAGACCGTACTCGCTCTGGTAGCGCTCGGCCTTCTCGGTCAGGAGCTCGGGCGTCTCGACCGCGGTCGGGTCGGGGTCGACAGGCGGCACGTCGGTCTCGGGGTACATCCGGGCCGCGCCCGGGAGGGGCCGGAGGTAGCGGGTGGTGCCGTCCTCGTTCGCGCCGCGGGTCTCCTCGGGGACTCCGTCGAGCGCGGTCTCGGCGCGCTCGGCGGCCGCCTCGATGGCGAGGTCGGCGGTCTCGGGGTCGGCCGCGACGATGGCGACCGCGTCGGTCTCGCCCGCGCCGACGGCTTCGCGGAGGTCGGTCACTTCGTCTTCGGTCACGCCGTAGGCCGGGAGTTCGTCGGTGTGGAAGATGCCGCCCGCGCCGTGGCGCTTGGCGTGGTCCGAGAGCTCGGTGCCGAGGCGGCGGTCGGGCTGGATTTCGGCACCCACGAGTCCGTCGAAGCCGTAGAGGGGGACCGCCGTCACCTTCCCGCCGGAGTCGAGCGCGCCGCGGATGACTCCCGAGTCGGTGTCGGCGAAGACCTCGGTCACGTCGGCCACCTCGCCGACCTCGGCGTCGCGCTCGCGGAGGTCGTCCCGAATTTCGAGCAGTCGGACCTGTCGGTGGACCTCGTTTCGAACGAGGTCGTCGATGTCGTCGAGGCTCTGGACGCCCTTGACCTCGACGCGCGCGCCCTCCGCGATGGAGATGTTCACGTCCTGACGGATGGTGCCGAGCCCGCGCTTGACCCGACCGGTCGAGCGCAGGAGCATCCCGATGGTCTCGGCGGCCTCGCGGGCCTGCTCGGGCGAGCGGATGTCGGGCTTGGTGCCGATCTCCACGAGCGGGATGCCGAGCCGGTCGAGGCTGTAGAGGACGCCGTCCTCGCGCTCCTCGACGCGCTGGGCGCTCTCCTCTTCGAGCATCAGGTCCTCGATTCCCACCGACCCCTCGGAGGTGTCGATTTCGCCGTCGGTCGCCATCAGGGTCGAGCGCTGGAACCCCGAGGTGTTCGAGCCGTCGACGACGATCTTTCGCATGACGTGGGCCTGATCGACCGCGTCCATGTCGAGCAGTTGGGCGATTTCGAGGACGACCTCCTGGGCCTCCTCGTCGAGTCGGTGGGGCGGTTCGTCGTCCTCCTCGACAAGGCAGGTCGAGTCGTACGCGAGGTACTCGAACTCGCGGTCGACCTGACTCTCTTCGAGGGCGGCCTCGTCGATCTCGCCGAGTTCGCTCTTGGTCGGGTGGAGGTATCGGGTGAACCGGCGCTCCGCATCCTCGGGTTCGCGGAGTTCGGTCGGACAGCCGCAGAACAGCTTGGTCTCGGTGTCGAGCTGTTGGTGGATTTCGAGGCCAGCCACGAGGCCGAGGTCCTCGTAGTCGTGTCGGGTCATTACCCGCCACTCCGAGCGCGAGGAGTAAAAAACCGTTCAGTCTCGTTCGGGACCGTTACGGTTCGAGTTCGCCGCCGCCACCGCCGCCGTCGTCGTCGTCACCGCCGCCGCCTCCGCCCGCGTCGAGTTCGAAGAAGAGCCCGCCGTCGAGACTGGGTTCGAGTTCGCCGCCGCCGCCACCGCCGTCATCGTCGTCACCGCCACCGCCGTCGAGGCATTCGCAATTGGTGCCCGCGTCGAGCGTCGTTGGATTCTGCTCCAGCGCCGAGACAGGCGACGACGCCAGTCCGACGGCGAGGAGCGCGACCGATACGACGAACAGGAGCTTGCGTGTTCGTGTCATGGTGAAGCGTCCACCTCGAATCGCGATTCGAGCGTGGGGTAAGTAATCATATCTCACGGACTCATATAATTTTTGTCCAAAAGGTAGTGTTATCTATATGTCGTCGCCCGCGGAGCGCCCCTCGGCCGTTCCGGCACGCCGCGTTACCGGGCGTCATCGCGTCCGAGTCCGTCGCGACCACCCCGACCACCCCGACCACCCCGACCACCCCGACCGCGCTCGGGTCCCGGCGCTCACTCGAAGATTTTGTCCTTCTCGCGCGACCGGGACCGACCGCCGCCCGACCCGCCACCGCCCCTGAGCTTCGAGACCGCGAGGTACGCCAGGTACAGCAGGACCCCGAGGACGAGGACCGAGACGACCGCCTCGACGAGGAACGAGACGATACCGAAGACGATGCTCAGGACCTCCAGCGCGACCACGACGCCGACGAGCAACAGCACGGCCAGACCGCCGTAGCGAAGCCACTTGTTCATACCCGGTAGTTGTGAGGCCTCCATCATGAGTGTTTGCACCTACCGAACCTCCGGCGTTCGAGACCCCGACGCCGGACGCGAGAACCGAGGTCACCACGCCGCTGTCCCCGGAATTTATATCAGTCGTCTGTGAACGCCCGCGCATGGGACCGGAGGGCGCGACCCCGGGAGCGAGCGAGCGCGTCCACGTCCGGCGGCTCGACGTGGCCGACACGCTCCGGTGGTCGTGGTACGCGCTGACCGACCGCCCCGAGCTCGCGGCGCTCACGCTCGCGGTCCAGTCGCTCTCGGTGGTGACGACGCTCGGCATCTCCGGCGAGTCGGCAACCGACGCCCCCGCGATAGCCGACTGGGTCTGGCCCGTCTCCGTGGGCTACCTCCTCGCGCTCGCGGCCGCGTGGGGGGTCTACTTCCTGACCGCCGCCGACGCGGTGGCCGAGGGGTCGCGGGCGCGCTCGCTCAGCGAGCGCGCCCGCATCGCCGCGAGACGCCTGCCCGCGCTGGCGGTCGCGGCGGTGGCGGTGTGGCTGGCGGTCTGGGTCGGTGTGGCCCTGTTCGTGGTTCCGGGCATCTATCTGTTCGTCCGACTCGTGTTGGTCTACCCGGCCTGCGTCGTCGACCGGAAGGGACCGCTCTCCGGACTGACCGCGGGCTGGCGCGCCTCGCGAGGGTCGGGCTGGAAGATATTCGGCGTCACCGCGGCGTACGTCGTCCTCACGTACGGGTCCGGCATCCTGACGGGGCTGTTCGGCGGGACTTCGAGCGTCCTCGGTAGCGCCGTCAGCGCCGTCTTCGGGTCGGTGCTGGGGCCCGTGTACGGTCTCGCGCTCGGCCACCTCTACCTCGAAGCCAGCAGGAACACCTGATCCGAATCACTCGCGCTCGGTGGGTTCACCGTCTTCGTCTTGGTCGTCCTCCTTCGCTCCCTTCGCACGACGACCCCTCGCCCGTCGGTCGGCCCGACGCGCGGCGAGCCGGTCCTGTAATCGCTGGCCCACCAGCTCGCGGAGCGCCGCGGCGTCGTCGGCGTCCAGATCGACCGCGGTGGCGTCCCGACCGCCGAACCCGGCGGAACTCGCGGTGTCCACCACGACGCTCGCGAGGTCCCTGCGGCGCTGGAACGGCGACTGGGACTGGATGACGGTCTGGACCCGGTCGTACGCCACTATCGTGGTCGACCTGCGCCAGAAGCCGTTGCGGGTCACGACGTACCGGTCGCCAGCGTCGTACCCCCGATTGACCCACGTCAGGTGGGCCGCGACCGGCGTGAGGGGGACGAGCGCGAGCGCGAGGTACCACTGGTCGGGCCACCCGACGACCGCCCGCGCCCCGAACAGGACCCCCGCGAGCGCTGCCAGCGCGATGGCGTACCGGGCGACGTACCGGGTTCTCGCGCGCTCGGGCGGTCGAGAGAACTCCGGCGGGTCGAAGGGTTCGACCTCCCGGGCGAGGTCGAACACGCGCTCGCGGGTCGCCAGCGGAATCGCGGCCTCCGACCCGCCCGAGGGCGACTGGCCGGGCGCGTAGCCCGCGGTCTCGACCGAGAGCGCGGCGTAGCCGAACCGCCGCATCGGGAGGTTCTCCGAGACGGTGAGCGCCTGCACCTTCTCCAATGGAATCGAGCCGTCGTAGCGCTGGAGGAGCCCGCGCTCGTACCGGAGTTCGTCGCCGATTCGGGTCAGCCGGAAGCCGTAGTAGCGCGCGAACGCCACGGCCGCACCGATGGCCCACAGCGCGACCGCGAGCATCCCCACCAGCATCACGCCGCCGACCACCGCGAGGTCGGCGAGACCGGGTACCGCCGGAAGCGCGACCGGGCCGAACGCCAGCAGCGAGAGGTATCGCAGGTCGAACGAGAGGGCGCTCAGAATCGCCAACTCGGTCGCCGAGAGTTCGAACAGGAGTTCCTCGCGGTCGGCGAGGCGGCCCTCGCCGACCGCGCTCTCGCCCTCGCCCTCGGCGTCGTCCCCGACCTCGCGGTCGGACCGGGTTGCGTCGCGTTTCAGGCGCTGTATCTCGCGCTGGAGGCGCTTTGCCTCGTCGTAGCCCACGTATCGGAGGCTGGCCTCGGTCTCGCCGCCCCCGGCCGTTTCGAGGTCGAGCGCCGCGAGACCGAGCGCGCGCTGGACCACGTTCCGCGAGATGTCGACGTTCTGGACCCGCCGGAGCGGAATCTCGCGGTGGCGACGCGACACCACGCCCGACGCGATGTCGAGGCCCTCGTCGGTGAGCTCGTACTCGAACCGCCGGTAGTAGGCGACCTGCCACGCCACGGTGGCGGCCACGCCAGCGAGCGCGGCCCCGACGAGGAACGGTCCGGTCAACTCGGGGACCGCGCCGGTCCCCGACAGCGTCAGTCCGAGGAAGACGAAGGTCGAAGCGACGCTGAGCCCGCGCGAGACCGCCCTGTACGGGACCGAGAGGGGATGGAGCTTCATACCGCGTCGAAGTCGCCTTCGCTCTCGATAGCGAGGCTCCGCAACTGTTCCTGCAACGCGTCGGCGCGCTCGGGCGTCAGCCCCGGAATCGAGACGTCCGCGCCCCGCGACCCGGCGGTGTAGACCACCACGCTCGACAGCCCCACCGCGCGCTCGACGGGACCCCGCTGGGTGTCGACGTGCTGGACCCGGACGAACGGGACGACCGTGTTCACCCTGGTCAGGACGCCGCGTTCGAGGTAGAGGTCGTCGTCGCGCACCTCGAACCGCCAGATTCTGTACCTGAAGACGGCGTGAACAACGCCGAGGGCGAAAACGACCGCGCCGACCGCGATTCCGACCCAGTCGGGGAACTCGAAGACGAGTCGACCGGCGACGACCACGACGACCCCGAGCAACGTCGCCGACACGAGTCGGCCGACCACCCAGACCAGGCGGACGCGAGGGTTCAGCACTTCCATGCGGGAAGGAAGTATCCGAACCCCGAAAAGTTCTCGGTCGCGGGCGCGCTCGTTCGCCAGTCGGGTCGGTCCTAGAACGCGTCGGCGATTCGGCGACGCACGCTCTCGGCGGTCCCGGCGTTCTCCTTCGACTCGTCGCGCTCGAAGCGCGCGAGCGCGTCGGTGACGACATCGACCTCCGCGCGGGACAACGCTATCTCCTCGGTGTCGTCCGGGTCGTCGTCGCCGAAGACGGCGTCGTCGTCGATCCAACCCCCTTCGTCTCCGGCCGCGGTCTCGTCGGTCCCCGTCTCGCGGTACTGGTCGAAACCGAACTCGGACGCGAGGCGGTCCTGGACGTTCTGGAGGCGCTCCCCTCGGTCGGGGGAGGCGGTCATCTCCTCGTCGGACAGCGCGGCGACGACCACGCGGGCTTCGTTCCTCGTCATGCGGAAGTTCGCAGTGTTTCGGTCGGCCATACCCTAGAGAGACGGTGCTCTCCCTGAAACGCGTGACGGGCGTTTCGAAAGCCAGTATTTAGATTCGGAATCAAACGCAGGGACGAATCTACACCCTCGACCCGGCGCGCGCGAGGAACGCGCGCGAGGGACGAGTAACGCAGCGAAGCGAGTAACGCAGGAGGCTGGGGAGGACGAGGTGCGGTTTCCTATGTACCGGGAGTAGCTAGCTCTTCTGACTTTCCGTTGATTGAGAACGGTTCTTTGTAGAAATCCCTCGCTCGCTACGAACCGTCTCACGAGACGGAACGACGAACACCCAGAAAGCCCCCGCCCGCTCGCTACGAACCGTCTGCGAAGACCCCACGACGAACACCCAGAAAGCCCCGCCCGCTCGCTACGAATCGTCTCACGAGACGGAACGACGAACACCCAGAAAGCCCCGCCCGCTCGCTACGAACCGTCTGCGAAGACCCCACGACGAACACCCAGAAAGCCCCGCCCGCTCGCTACGAATCGTCTCACGAGACGGAACGACGAACACCCAGAAAGCCCCGCCCGCTCGCTACGAATCGTCTCACGAGACGGAACGACGAACACCCAGAAAGCCCCACCCGCTCGCTACGAACCGTCTGCGAAGACCCCACGACGAACACCCAGAAAGCCCCCGCCCGCTCGCGGTCGCTGTGCGGGATATCCGGGCCTCTCAGCAACGCCCGGCCCGGATAGTTGCCCGCACAGACGACCACGTAAACGCGAGCGGGCGGCCCCTTTCAGTCCCACCCCGTGGTCTGCGTCACCGGGCGATTCACGGTGGTCTGCGTCACCGAGCGATTCCCGCCGGATGTGTCACCGAGCGATTCCCGCCGGATGTGTCACCGAGCGATTCCCGCCGGATGCGTCACCGGGCGATTCACGGTGGTCTGCGTCACCGAGCGCGATTCCGCCAACCGCGACTGTCTCGGTGCGGGCGGAAAAACGAAGCGACCGACGCGATTTCAGTCGTCGCTACCCAGAATCCCGCGGTGGGTCATCGCCTCGGGGTCGATGACCTCCTCGGCCTCCTCCTCGCTGAGGTAGCCCTTCTCGACCACGACCTCCCGGACGGTCTTGCCCTCCTTCAGGGCGGCCTTCGCGGCCTTGCTCGCCTTGTCGTAGCCGATGTGGGGGTTCAGGGCGGTCGCGAGCGCCATGCTCTGTTCGACCTGCGCCTCGCAGTGGTCCTCGTTGGCCTCCAGCTTGGCGACGAACTTCTCGGCGAACACCTCCGCCGAGTTGGCGAGGAGTTCGGCCGACTGGAGGAAGTTGTGGGCGAGGACGGGCTTGTAGAGGTTGAGGTCGATTTGCCCCTCCGCCGCGCCCGCGCTCACGGCGGCGTCGTTGCCCACGACCTGCTTGTGGACCTGATTGACCGCCTCGGCGACCACGGGGTTGATCTTGCCGGGCATGATGGAGCTCCCGGGCTGGTTCTCGGGCTGTTCGATCTCGCCGAGGCCGTTGCGCGGACCCGACGCGAGCAGGCGGAGGTCGTTTGCGATTTTGTTGAGCGACCCCGCGACGGTGCGGAGCGCGCCGTGGGCCTCCGACATGGCGTCGTGGGCGGCCTGGGCCTCGAAGTGGTCGTCGGCCTCGCGGAACGAGACGCCGGTCTCCTCGGAGATGTACTCTGCGGCCTTCTCCGGGAACTCGGGATGGGTGTTCAGACCCGTCCCCACGGCGGTCCCGCCCAGCGCGAGCTCCGAGAGGTGGTCGCGGACGTAGTCGAGGCGCGCCAGTCCCTTCTCGACCTGCGTCCGGTAGCCGCCGAACTCCTGTCCGAGGCGCACGGGCGTGGCGTCCTGCAGGTGGGTCCGGCCGGTCTTGACCACGCCGTCGAACTCCTCGGCCTTCTCGTCGAGCGCCTCACGGAGCGTGTCGAGCGCGGGCAGGAGGTCCTTCTCGACGGCTTCGAGGCTCGCGACGTGCATCGCGGTCGGAATCACGTCGTTGCTGGACTGGCCGAAGTTGACGTGGTCGTTAGGGTGGATTTCGCGCGTGCCGAGTTCGCCGCCGTATATCTCGGTCGCGCGGTTGGCGATGACCTCGTTGGCGTTCATGTTCGAGGAGGTCCCCGACCCGGTCTGGAACACGTCGACGGGGAACTGGTCGTCGTGGTCGCCCGCGATGACCTCGTCGGCGGCCTCGACGATGGCGTCGGCCTTCTCGTCGGGGACCAGTCCGAGGTCGCGGTTGGCCTGCGCGGCGGCCTTCTTGACGACCCCGAGCGCGCGCACGAACCGCCGCCCGAACGTGATGCCCGAGATGGGGAAGTTCTCGACCGCGCGCTGGGTCTGTGCGCCCCAGTAGGCGTCAGCGGGCACTTGCATCTCACCGAGACTGTCCTCCTCCGTTCGGAACTCGTCGGACATGCCCGGAACTCGACGCTCGCGGAAAGTAAACCCCGCGGAAGGCCGGTCGCCG from Halorussus salilacus carries:
- a CDS encoding globin-coupled sensor protein; this translates as MIIYNGVKYGTFVLRIMDGAATDGEFAERIDGESLLSDLDVDEDEIDWRKEFTNFDESDAERLSGLSDQFASVADDAVEEFYDHLTDYDETKAVLDRSTRTVDQLKRTQAEYLVSLGDGEYGPEHFADRARIGKIHDMLDMPMKHYLGAYMLYYNILVPRIADRAIERAASRVGDDAAEVVREEFEDGIEDILSLLRITNLDMQMVTDTYIHSYSEQIRETNAEMQSLQRGISEEVHRDLDDLSSSAEDVAASTESIRDLTDEQAVDVDEIAAETENMSATVEEIAASAEEVEQTSRRAMELAEDGQETASNAMDAMSDIDDARGDVTDDMTDLQETVTEIDDVVDVIDDIAEQTNLLALNASIEAARAGEAGDGFAVVAEEVKALAEQSKQQASEIEGMVDDIHASTGDTVESLERTERRVQQGIENVERAMETLRDIVTAVEETVNGIEEVAQATDEQAVTAEQVSAMVDEVSRHANDIAREVSAVATATEEQAEHIGQIESSVDRLADGS
- a CDS encoding PH domain-containing protein — encoded protein: MEVLNPRVRLVWVVGRLVSATLLGVVVVVAGRLVFEFPDWVGIAVGAVVFALGVVHAVFRYRIWRFEVRDDDLYLERGVLTRVNTVVPFVRVQHVDTQRGPVERAVGLSSVVVYTAGSRGADVSIPGLTPERADALQEQLRSLAIESEGDFDAV
- a CDS encoding PH domain-containing protein, whose protein sequence is MKLHPLSVPYRAVSRGLSVASTFVFLGLTLSGTGAVPELTGPFLVGAALAGVAATVAWQVAYYRRFEYELTDEGLDIASGVVSRRHREIPLRRVQNVDISRNVVQRALGLAALDLETAGGGETEASLRYVGYDEAKRLQREIQRLKRDATRSDREVGDDAEGEGESAVGEGRLADREELLFELSATELAILSALSFDLRYLSLLAFGPVALPAVPGLADLAVVGGVMLVGMLAVALWAIGAAVAFARYYGFRLTRIGDELRYERGLLQRYDGSIPLEKVQALTVSENLPMRRFGYAALSVETAGYAPGQSPSGGSEAAIPLATRERVFDLAREVEPFDPPEFSRPPERARTRYVARYAIALAALAGVLFGARAVVGWPDQWYLALALVPLTPVAAHLTWVNRGYDAGDRYVVTRNGFWRRSTTIVAYDRVQTVIQSQSPFQRRRDLASVVVDTASSAGFGGRDATAVDLDADDAAALRELVGQRLQDRLAARRADRRARGRRAKGAKEDDQDEDGEPTERE
- the gatE gene encoding Glu-tRNA(Gln) amidotransferase subunit GatE, encoding MTRHDYEDLGLVAGLEIHQQLDTETKLFCGCPTELREPEDAERRFTRYLHPTKSELGEIDEAALEESQVDREFEYLAYDSTCLVEEDDEPPHRLDEEAQEVVLEIAQLLDMDAVDQAHVMRKIVVDGSNTSGFQRSTLMATDGEIDTSEGSVGIEDLMLEEESAQRVEEREDGVLYSLDRLGIPLVEIGTKPDIRSPEQAREAAETIGMLLRSTGRVKRGLGTIRQDVNISIAEGARVEVKGVQSLDDIDDLVRNEVHRQVRLLEIRDDLRERDAEVGEVADVTEVFADTDSGVIRGALDSGGKVTAVPLYGFDGLVGAEIQPDRRLGTELSDHAKRHGAGGIFHTDELPAYGVTEDEVTDLREAVGAGETDAVAIVAADPETADLAIEAAAERAETALDGVPEETRGANEDGTTRYLRPLPGAARMYPETDVPPVDPDPTAVETPELLTEKAERYQSEYGLDSGLAEQVAYGKRMALFEEAVEDLGVDPTLAAGTVESTVTELRRDDVPVEDLTDDHVLDTLELVAAGETAKGNVGEILTVLAENPDLTAAEAVEREGLGSAGDEEVREAVAEVVERNAEQVEEEGMQAFSALMGECMGALGGKADGDLVSEVLREEIQKRA
- a CDS encoding class II fumarate hydratase, with the protein product MSDEFRTEEDSLGEMQVPADAYWGAQTQRAVENFPISGITFGRRFVRALGVVKKAAAQANRDLGLVPDEKADAIVEAADEVIAGDHDDQFPVDVFQTGSGTSSNMNANEVIANRATEIYGGELGTREIHPNDHVNFGQSSNDVIPTAMHVASLEAVEKDLLPALDTLREALDEKAEEFDGVVKTGRTHLQDATPVRLGQEFGGYRTQVEKGLARLDYVRDHLSELALGGTAVGTGLNTHPEFPEKAAEYISEETGVSFREADDHFEAQAAHDAMSEAHGALRTVAGSLNKIANDLRLLASGPRNGLGEIEQPENQPGSSIMPGKINPVVAEAVNQVHKQVVGNDAAVSAGAAEGQIDLNLYKPVLAHNFLQSAELLANSAEVFAEKFVAKLEANEDHCEAQVEQSMALATALNPHIGYDKASKAAKAALKEGKTVREVVVEKGYLSEEEAEEVIDPEAMTHRGILGSDD